A region of the Prosthecodimorpha staleyi genome:
CAGGCGCGGCCACCGAGGCCGGCGGCGAGCATGCGGCAGACCTCGCTCGAATGGCTCGGAATTTGGGGCGCGCCGACGCCGCCGATCAGCGAGACGACATCGACATCCGAGGTCTTGCCGCGCCGGATCGCCGCCGCCACCGCCGCGACCGTGTCGCCGTCCGAGACGCCGAGCACGGCGCCCGGCACCAGCCGGTCCTCGATCGTGCGGGCCAGCGCCCGGCCGAGGATCTCGTAGGCATTGTGGGCGCCGGCGCGCGGCTGCACGACGACGGCGAATTCGAGCCCGAAGCGCGCGACGAGCCGACGCTCCAGCTCGAAATCGCGCATCGCATAGGGGGTGATCTGGATCTCGACGAAGCCCAGATCCATCGCCGCCTTCAGGGCGCGGCTGATGGTCGATTCGGAGACGGCAAGCTGGCGGGCGATCTCGTGCTGCGGGAGTTTCTGATCGTAGCGCATCCTGGCGATGCGCAGGATCAGCTCTTCGTCACGACGGTTTCGGGCCATGGGCAAATCGCTCGCGTCAAGTCTGACGACCAGATAGCACGGCCGGCACGCTCCGTCACAGCGAAACTGCAAGAGATTGCAGGATGGCGGCTCAGCGCCGCGCGATCACGCCCGCCTCGGCCAGCCGGTCGCGCTCCTCGGCGGCGATGCCGAGATCGGCCAGGACCGCCTCGGTGTCGGCGCCGAGCGCGGGCGACGGGCGCTCATAGGCGAGCGGGGTGGCGCCGAGCCGGATCGGCGTGCGCACCGACGGCACGCTGCCGCCGGCGGCCTCCGGCGCCGCGAGATCGAGTTTCATGCCGCGCGCGACCACCTGGCGGTCGGCGAAGACATCGGCGACCGAATTGATCGGGCCGGCCGGGACATGCAAGGCCTCGAGCCGCGCGAGCAGGTCGTCGCGGCGGAAGCGGCGCGTCTCGGCGGCGATCAGCCGCACCAGGTCGTCGCGATGGCGCACACGGTCGGCATTGGTGCGGAAGCGCGCGTCCTCGGCCAGCGCCTCCAAGCCGAGGATGCCGGCGCAGTCGCGCCACTGGCGATCGTTGCCGGTGGCGATGATCAGGTGGCCGTCGGCGGTCGGGAAGACCTGGTAGGGCACGATGTTGGGATGCGCGTTGCCCATCCGCTTCGGCGCCGCGCCGGAGACGAGATAGTTCATCGCCTGGTTGGCCAGGATGCCGACCATGGTGTCGAGCAGGCTCATGTCGACCTGCTGGCCGAGGCCGGTCTTCTCGCGCACCGCCAGCGCCGCCTGGATGCCGATCACCGCATAGAGGCCGGTCGCGATATCGGCGACCGCCACGCCGACCTTGAACGGCTCGCCGTCGGCCGCCCCCGTCAAGTCCATGTAACCGCCCATGCCCTGGATCATGAAATCGTAGCCGGCCCGGCCCGCATAGGGGCCGTCCTGGCCGAAGCCGGTGACCGAGCAATAGACTAGGCGCGGATTGACGGCCGCGAGGCTGGCATAGTCGAGCCCGTATTTCTTCAGGCCGCCGACCTTGAAATTCTCGATCACCACGTCGCTGGTCTCGGCCAGCCGGCGGATCAGCGCGCGGCCGTCCTCGTGCTCGAAGTCGATGGCGACGGAGCGCTTGCCGCGGTTGCAGGAATGATAATAGGCCGAGCCGAGCCGGCCGCCGCCGGCCGCCTCAACGAAGGGCGGGCCCCAGGTGCGGGTGTCGTCGCCGGTGCCCGGGCGTTCGACCTTGATCACCTCGGCGCCGAGATCGGCCAGGATCTGCCCGGCCCAGGGGCCGGCCAGGATGCGGGCGAGTTCGAGGACTTTCAGACCGGCAAGCGGTGCGGCGGACATGGCGTCTCTCACGATCGAAGGCGAAAGCGGCGGGCCGGCAGAGTGCGGCGGACAGCGCCCGACCGCAACCGTCCGATCCGTGCAAACCCGAAGCTATCCGCTGCCGATGACGGTTCGTCGGACAGGGGCAAAGGGGCACCGGCCGTGGATCCGGTGTCGTCCCGGCCGGGGGGCGGAAGTCGGCACGATTCGTCGGTCCTTCACCGCCTGGGGTCCAGGCCATCGGCCGATTTCGCCTTTTCCCTTGCTTGACGAACCCGACCGGCTCACGGATGACAACGCCCGACACGAATGCCGGGGCGCCATGCCGCCGGCGCGGGTCCGACCCGCCGGCCGGCG
Encoded here:
- a CDS encoding sugar-binding transcriptional regulator, with translation MARNRRDEELILRIARMRYDQKLPQHEIARQLAVSESTISRALKAAMDLGFVEIQITPYAMRDFELERRLVARFGLEFAVVVQPRAGAHNAYEILGRALARTIEDRLVPGAVLGVSDGDTVAAVAAAIRRGKTSDVDVVSLIGGVGAPQIPSHSSEVCRMLAAGLGGRAWQLPVPAIVDDAVAAKALLDTAAVRSVFETMRRSTIALVGVGSMSPRATVFRHGVIDPGYIRTIAAKGAIGTICGRFFGADGKPVPSDFDDRTLSVTLAELAAVPLGIAAAVGAAKAPAIRAAVAGRLVNALGTDSETARALLDG
- a CDS encoding CaiB/BaiF CoA transferase family protein; translated protein: MSAAPLAGLKVLELARILAGPWAGQILADLGAEVIKVERPGTGDDTRTWGPPFVEAAGGGRLGSAYYHSCNRGKRSVAIDFEHEDGRALIRRLAETSDVVIENFKVGGLKKYGLDYASLAAVNPRLVYCSVTGFGQDGPYAGRAGYDFMIQGMGGYMDLTGAADGEPFKVGVAVADIATGLYAVIGIQAALAVREKTGLGQQVDMSLLDTMVGILANQAMNYLVSGAAPKRMGNAHPNIVPYQVFPTADGHLIIATGNDRQWRDCAGILGLEALAEDARFRTNADRVRHRDDLVRLIAAETRRFRRDDLLARLEALHVPAGPINSVADVFADRQVVARGMKLDLAAPEAAGGSVPSVRTPIRLGATPLAYERPSPALGADTEAVLADLGIAAEERDRLAEAGVIARR